A genomic stretch from Lathyrus oleraceus cultivar Zhongwan6 chromosome 2, CAAS_Psat_ZW6_1.0, whole genome shotgun sequence includes:
- the LOC127122802 gene encoding uncharacterized protein LOC127122802, whose product MAQNYLDLAPWRLYFDGSRHKHGSEVGEVIISPDGILAEFKYRIKGVCTNNEAEYKSLITGLELLLELGAMNFEIMGDSELVIEQASKEYRCVKENLIMYFVVTIRLLKKFEQVNLQHIPQKENQRANDLAQEASWYKASKDQDEDVQVREKVRATLLSPSDLSTIKLGAVDKCHFEILTVDDEGESDWRKPLVDYLRNPVGSTDRKIKYRALSYVLVNDELFKETVEGVLLKCLRESEAYVVVSSPWPFRGWALDVIGEIKPASSKQQRFGIPETITTDQGLVFTGRKVQDFAKEMGIKLLTSTPYYPQANGQVEVANKVIISLIKKHIVLPVEIQVQAVRTQRQYEIPSEDYWSMMTDELVDVDEERMLALESLRSQKEKVARAYNKKVKGKMFAVDDLVWRVILPMDRKDRVLGKWSPNWEGPFKVLQAFSNNTYEVEELAPDRQST is encoded by the exons atggcgcaAAATTACTTAGACTTAGCACCATGGAGGTTATACTTCGACGGTTCAAGACATAAGCATGGATCTGAGGTAGGGGaagtcataatttctccagatggaattctagcagagttcaaatacagaaTTAAAGGGGTATGCACAAATAATGAGGCAGAATACAAGTCACTGATCACAGGACTTGAACTACTGCTAGAATTGGGGGCAATGAATTtcgaaattatgggagactcgGAGTTAGTGATTGAGCAAGCATCGAAAGAATAcaggtgtgttaaagaaaatttaatcatgtattttgtggTTACCATCAGATTACTCAAGAAGTTTGAGCAAGTCAACCTCCAGCACATACCACAGAAAGAGAACCAAAGAGCAAATGATTTGGCGCAGGAGGCTTCATGGTACAAAGCATCGAAAGACCAGGATGAAGATGTCCAAGTAAGAGAGAAAGTACGAGCGACATTGTTATCACCATCAGATTTGTCGACTATAAAGTTGGGAGCCGTAGATAAATGTCATTTTGAAATTTTGACCGTCGACGACGAAGGGGAAAGTGATTGGCGTAAACCGCTAGTCGATTATTTACGTAATCCTGTAGGGTCGACAGATCGAAAGATAAAATATAGGGCTCTTAGCTACGTCTTGGTGAATGATGAACTATTCAAAGAGACAGTTGAAGGAGTGTTACTAAAATGCCTGAGAGAAAGCGAGGCATATGTGGTTGTGTCTAGC ccCTGGCCTTTTCGAGGGTGGGCACTGGATGTTATCGGAGAAATAAAACCagcctcgtcgaaacaacaaag ATTTGGCATCCCAGAAACAATCACAACCGACCAGGGGTTAGTTTTCACTGGTCGAAAAGTGCAAGATTTTGCCAAAGAAATGGGAATCAAATTACTGACTTCTACCCCCTATTACCCACAGGCGAATGGCCAAGTCGAAGTTGCTAATAAGGTGATCAtcagcctaataaagaaacacatag TGTTGCCAGTAGAGATTCAGGTCCAAGCGGTCAGAACCCAAAGGCAatatgaaataccttctgaagattattGGAGCATGATGACAGACGAACTGGTCGACGTAGATGAAGAGAGAATGTTAGCCTTGGAATCCCTACGAAGTCAGAAAGAAAAAGTCGCCAGAGCCTACAATAAAAAGGTGAAAGGAAAAATGTTTGCTGTTGACGATCTAGTTTGGAGAGTGATCTTGCCTATGGACAGAAAGGATAGAGTTTTGGGTAAATGGTCCCCTAATTGGGAAGGACCGTTTAAGGTTTTGCAGGCCTTTTCTAATAACACCTACGAGGTCGAGGAGTTGGCACCAGATAGGCAAAGTACTTGA